The proteins below come from a single Natrinema sp. SYSU A 869 genomic window:
- a CDS encoding orc1/cdc6 family replication initiation protein, which yields MSSSGDDLFTRDDPIFENKELLEINHLPAEGRIVGRDDEISELANAVNPAIFGQSPSNLLIYGKTGTGKSLCAKYISERAVRVAGDEDVTSAFAYVDCAQDNTETQAVQTIAHSLNEPAITDVRIPDKGLSTSTYYKRLWTVLDSQYDVVLVILDEVDKLDDDDILMQLSRAGEAGKLESCKIGVIGISNKIKYKDRLDERVKSSLCEREFVFPPYDANQLRNIMQARSDAFKDGVLEHSVIPRAAALAAREHGDARKAIDILRYAGEIAQSKGSETVREEFVVQARERAETDRFRELIRGSTPHSRYVLQALAVLSLNTADEDGFRTTKIYDVYEEICRQESSEPLSLRRVRDLLKEHAFLDILEQTRRSGGSAEGSYTEHQLLEDPDVVRTVLVETDEP from the coding sequence ATGTCGAGTTCCGGCGACGACCTGTTCACGCGCGACGACCCGATCTTCGAGAACAAGGAGCTCCTCGAGATCAATCATCTCCCGGCGGAGGGCCGGATCGTTGGCCGGGACGATGAGATTTCGGAACTCGCGAACGCTGTCAATCCCGCGATTTTCGGGCAGAGTCCGAGTAATCTCCTCATCTACGGGAAGACGGGGACGGGCAAGTCCCTCTGTGCGAAGTACATCTCGGAACGGGCCGTCCGTGTCGCGGGGGACGAGGACGTCACCTCCGCGTTCGCCTACGTTGATTGCGCACAGGACAACACGGAGACCCAGGCCGTCCAAACGATCGCCCACTCGCTGAACGAGCCGGCAATCACCGACGTCCGGATCCCTGACAAGGGACTCAGCACCTCGACATACTATAAGCGGCTCTGGACGGTGCTTGACTCCCAGTACGATGTCGTCCTCGTGATCCTCGACGAGGTCGACAAACTCGACGACGACGACATTCTCATGCAACTCTCTCGCGCGGGCGAGGCCGGCAAACTCGAGTCGTGCAAGATCGGCGTGATCGGGATCAGTAACAAGATCAAGTACAAGGACCGCTTGGACGAGCGGGTTAAGTCCAGTCTCTGCGAACGGGAGTTCGTCTTTCCGCCGTACGACGCGAATCAGCTCCGGAACATCATGCAGGCCCGCAGCGACGCGTTCAAGGACGGCGTCCTCGAGCACTCAGTCATTCCGCGAGCCGCGGCGCTGGCCGCCCGCGAACACGGTGACGCACGGAAGGCGATCGATATCCTCCGATACGCCGGCGAGATCGCCCAGTCGAAGGGCAGCGAAACGGTTCGCGAAGAGTTCGTCGTTCAGGCACGAGAGCGAGCCGAAACCGATCGATTTCGGGAACTCATCCGCGGGTCGACGCCTCACTCGCGATACGTCCTGCAGGCACTTGCCGTCCTCTCGCTCAACACGGCCGACGAGGACGGGTTCCGAACGACGAAGATCTACGACGTCTACGAAGAGATCTGTCGGCAGGAGAGCTCCGAACCCCTCTCGCTGCGACGGGTCCGTGATCTGTTGAAAGAACACGCCTTCCTCGATATCCTGGAGCAGACCCGCCGGAGCGGCGGGAGCGCGGAGGGAAGCTATACCGAACACCAGTTGCTCGAGGACCCGGATGTCGTCCGAACGGTGCTCGTCGAAACCGACGAGCCGTAG
- a CDS encoding iron transporter, which translates to MNRRGFLRGTATIGAVGTVGTAGCLERLGFEEESAWANPPLVENRPDAVYLPSSREEMGTYGMAADGDYAVAISYTFPHRFWTVEATSDGKQLVDVNTDDSHHLMVTLWDRETHTVLPVDMQVEILQDGSPVDAGISSPWPMLSQRMGFHYGDNVRLPSEGEYTARIRAGPVSLERTGAFEGRFKSAASLEVDFEYARSDVNDLSFETIEESKRGNRDALSVMDHGEGSGNHDGDHSEGSGDHGGELGPPPTGQGPPIADIPGESLGTERSGDAAITAFVIDADRFTGGESYLAVCPRTPYNDIILPLMSLSVAVERDGDIVQEGALAETLDGEIGHHYGLEIADLAADDRVTITVNSPTQVSRHDGYETAFFEFDDITYTV; encoded by the coding sequence ATGAATCGCCGGGGTTTCCTCCGCGGAACAGCCACGATCGGAGCCGTCGGGACCGTCGGAACCGCCGGCTGTCTCGAGCGACTCGGGTTCGAAGAAGAGTCCGCGTGGGCGAATCCGCCGCTCGTCGAGAACCGCCCCGACGCCGTCTACCTCCCGTCCTCGCGCGAGGAGATGGGAACTTACGGGATGGCAGCCGACGGCGACTACGCCGTCGCAATTTCCTATACCTTTCCGCATCGGTTTTGGACCGTTGAGGCCACCAGCGACGGGAAACAGCTCGTCGATGTCAACACCGATGACAGCCACCACCTCATGGTCACCCTCTGGGACCGGGAAACCCACACCGTCCTTCCGGTGGACATGCAAGTCGAGATCCTACAGGACGGCTCGCCGGTCGATGCGGGCATCTCGTCGCCGTGGCCGATGCTCTCCCAGCGGATGGGATTTCACTACGGCGACAACGTCCGGCTGCCCAGCGAAGGCGAGTACACGGCCCGCATCCGGGCCGGTCCTGTTTCGCTCGAGCGAACTGGCGCGTTCGAGGGGCGGTTTAAATCGGCGGCCTCGCTCGAGGTCGACTTCGAGTACGCCCGATCGGATGTCAACGACCTCTCTTTCGAGACGATCGAGGAGAGCAAGCGAGGGAACCGTGACGCCTTATCGGTGATGGACCACGGCGAGGGCAGCGGTAACCACGACGGTGATCACAGTGAGGGTAGCGGCGACCACGGCGGTGAACTCGGGCCACCGCCGACAGGACAGGGGCCGCCGATCGCAGACATTCCGGGTGAGTCACTCGGAACTGAGCGCAGCGGCGACGCGGCGATCACCGCGTTCGTGATCGACGCCGACCGGTTCACCGGTGGGGAGTCGTACCTGGCAGTCTGTCCCAGAACGCCGTACAACGACATTATCCTCCCGCTGATGTCCCTGTCCGTCGCCGTCGAACGCGACGGTGACATCGTCCAGGAGGGGGCACTCGCAGAAACGCTCGACGGCGAGATCGGCCATCATTACGGACTCGAGATCGCCGATCTCGCAGCGGACGACCGTGTGACGATTACCGTCAATTCGCCCACACAGGTATCCCGTCACGACGGCTACGAGACGGCGTTTTTCGAGTTCGACGATATCACGTACACCGTTTAG
- a CDS encoding SCO family protein → MDRRTYLGAAGIGGLTSVAGCLGEALGGDEKNAGHPDAVLGPPETDLSEATHPSYGDEYPAISVPDPLSGEMISTDQFEGDRTVLMTFLYTSCPDGMCPALTLRLRRAQEAAAENGYGDEAAFLAMTFDPERDTEEKLRTFGEERGVDLDAGNWHFLRPERYEDAQSIISETYGLPEESLEKQYENEYEKLEYTFPHLPYIFLVNDKGIVERVYARGHTVDIPQLVDDFETVVTG, encoded by the coding sequence ATGGACCGGCGAACATACCTCGGCGCAGCCGGAATTGGGGGACTTACCAGCGTTGCCGGCTGTCTCGGCGAGGCACTCGGCGGTGACGAAAAGAACGCGGGCCATCCTGACGCCGTTCTCGGCCCGCCAGAGACGGATCTCAGCGAGGCGACGCATCCGAGCTACGGCGACGAATACCCGGCGATCAGCGTGCCAGACCCCCTGTCGGGCGAGATGATCTCGACTGACCAGTTCGAGGGGGACCGCACCGTGTTGATGACCTTTCTCTATACGAGCTGTCCCGACGGGATGTGTCCCGCATTGACACTCCGGTTGCGACGTGCACAGGAGGCTGCCGCCGAGAACGGGTACGGTGACGAGGCCGCGTTCCTCGCGATGACGTTCGACCCCGAGCGGGATACCGAAGAGAAACTGCGTACCTTCGGCGAAGAACGAGGCGTCGATCTCGACGCCGGCAACTGGCACTTCCTGCGGCCCGAACGGTACGAGGACGCCCAATCGATTATTAGCGAGACGTACGGACTGCCAGAAGAGAGCCTCGAGAAACAGTACGAAAACGAGTACGAGAAACTCGAGTACACCTTCCCGCATCTCCCCTACATCTTCCTCGTAAACGACAAGGGGATCGTCGAACGTGTATACGCTAGGGGACACACAGTGGATATCCCACAGCTCGTCGACGACTTTGAAACGGTGGTGACAGGGTAG
- a CDS encoding TlpA disulfide reductase family protein, with the protein MRRRDVLAGVGSLAVIGSAGAVAIHGTPSFGGGRDGKPTADPHTVETIAAQGSEADEVRVPATDRATFVDFFGTWCTPCSKQMPALVEAHERLGDDVLFMSVTNEDVGGSVTEAEVVDWWEDHNGNWSLGIDPTAELSAEYSIRGVPYAVAIDTNGRIQWSEGGRKSADELVDGIERALENGD; encoded by the coding sequence ATGCGTCGGCGCGACGTCCTCGCTGGCGTCGGCAGCCTAGCCGTGATCGGGAGCGCAGGCGCAGTAGCGATACACGGGACGCCGTCGTTCGGCGGGGGACGCGACGGGAAACCGACCGCCGATCCTCACACGGTCGAGACGATCGCTGCTCAGGGCAGCGAGGCCGACGAGGTACGCGTCCCGGCGACCGATCGAGCGACGTTCGTCGATTTTTTCGGAACGTGGTGTACCCCCTGTTCCAAGCAGATGCCCGCCCTCGTCGAGGCCCACGAGCGTCTCGGCGACGACGTGTTGTTCATGTCGGTCACAAACGAGGATGTCGGGGGATCGGTGACGGAAGCCGAGGTCGTCGACTGGTGGGAAGATCACAACGGGAACTGGTCACTCGGAATCGATCCGACAGCCGAACTGAGCGCTGAGTACTCTATCCGCGGGGTTCCCTACGCCGTTGCAATCGACACTAACGGACGCATCCAATGGTCGGAGGGCGGTCGAAAGTCCGCGGACGAACTGGTCGACGGCATCGAACGCGCCCTCGAGAACGGGGACTGA
- a CDS encoding cytochrome c biogenesis protein CcdA, translating to MVDTTLATSIAFGLTSGIATFFSPCSYPLLPGYVGFYASQTDGDRASLGGALSRGLVAGLGVLVTFGALLGATFWVGYSTLSKITWFEVVVGLVLIAFGFLIVFDRAPSASIALPKRRSSVVGFAIFGVGYALAAAGCVAPVFFGVVGRALSVPATSAAVLLGTYVGSFVVLMVSLTVATGMGLVASAGQLAAYTGVLKRVAGAVMIIAGIGQLYLAVVVLDIFGLF from the coding sequence ATGGTCGACACGACGCTCGCCACCTCGATCGCGTTTGGGCTTACCTCGGGAATCGCGACCTTCTTTTCGCCGTGTTCCTATCCGCTCCTTCCAGGATACGTTGGCTTTTACGCCAGTCAGACCGACGGCGATCGCGCGTCGCTCGGCGGCGCGCTGAGCCGGGGGCTGGTCGCCGGTCTCGGCGTGTTGGTCACCTTCGGTGCATTACTCGGCGCGACGTTCTGGGTCGGCTACTCGACCCTGTCGAAGATCACGTGGTTCGAAGTCGTCGTCGGGCTCGTCCTGATCGCGTTCGGGTTCTTGATCGTCTTCGACCGCGCCCCGTCGGCGTCGATCGCACTCCCCAAACGCCGCTCGAGCGTCGTCGGGTTCGCGATCTTCGGCGTGGGCTACGCCCTGGCGGCGGCCGGCTGCGTCGCGCCGGTGTTTTTCGGCGTCGTCGGCCGTGCGCTCTCGGTACCCGCGACCTCGGCGGCGGTCCTCCTCGGGACGTACGTCGGGAGTTTCGTCGTCCTCATGGTCTCGCTGACCGTTGCGACGGGGATGGGGCTGGTCGCAAGCGCCGGTCAACTCGCGGCCTACACTGGCGTCCTGAAACGCGTTGCGGGTGCCGTCATGATCATTGCCGGGATCGGACAGCTCTATCTCGCGGTCGTTGTCCTCGATATCTTCGGTCTGTTCTGA
- a CDS encoding universal stress protein: MYQDLLLATDGSDAARRATDHGVELARELDATLHVLSVSEDGPQATEKQDRLRSDREEEAASAAEHAKEAAEREGVDVTTDIRHGVPQEQIVDFAETNPVDMIIVGTAGRSGLDHLISGSVAEEIVRNAPIPVLTVREQP, encoded by the coding sequence ATGTACCAGGATTTGCTGCTCGCGACGGACGGGAGCGACGCCGCCCGTCGAGCGACCGATCACGGAGTCGAACTCGCGAGGGAACTCGATGCGACACTACACGTCCTGTCGGTCTCCGAAGACGGCCCGCAGGCCACGGAAAAACAGGACCGGTTACGGTCCGATCGGGAAGAAGAGGCCGCTTCGGCCGCCGAACACGCCAAAGAGGCAGCGGAGCGCGAGGGCGTCGACGTCACGACCGACATCCGTCACGGTGTCCCCCAGGAACAGATCGTCGACTTCGCAGAGACGAACCCGGTCGATATGATCATCGTCGGGACGGCCGGCCGGTCTGGGCTCGACCACCTGATCTCGGGCAGTGTCGCCGAGGAAATCGTTCGAAACGCACCGATTCCGGTTCTCACTGTTCGCGAACAGCCGTAA